In the genome of Mytilus edulis chromosome 14, xbMytEdul2.2, whole genome shotgun sequence, the window ATGTATTTTAgctgattttagtctctgatgcatgatttttttattattaattatttttggctTCTAACTAGCAGtcagtaattgcgagtactctcaagTCGTACTTTCCTGTTTaattgacctgttgatactatttgtaatacTTTCTTGTTACTTAATGTTTACGTATTCAGGATAATATTTGgtatatataccagctttgatacgGTTTTGGTATTTTTATAAGTTTTCACTTCTTTGTACTTTGAACATTATAATTATCGATTTTGTAAAAATCTTTCCTTGCTCTATTTGAACTGTACATGTATACCTAACAACAACAGTATTTACATTTACTTGTACATTATATTACTGCAAATGGCGGATTTTTGGGCAAGCTTATTTTCTGTTTTCatgaaattgtttcacatttcacAGCGATATAATAATGTTACTTTAATAGTATACACACCTTAGTCTATGGATTTTGTATTTATACTGTATCATATATCTTATTTAAACGTTCAGTGTATATTCACCTGGGTTAATATAtcatttgattgagttaagccattttattgatattgtatagtgtgtctttctatgttgtgatgtaacactattacattattttttttcagataagggtgaaggtttggtatcttttaaacgtttaaacccgatgcaattgtttgcacctgtcccaaggcAGGGATCTGATGTTTAGTTGTTAAAACGTTTGCtgatgtagttcataagtgtttctctttcttttttttatatagattagactgttggttttcccgtttgcatggttttacacaagtaatttttataGCCCTttctagcttgctgttcggtgtgagccaaggcttcgggttgaagactgtacttttgacctataatggtttacttatataaattgtgacttagatggagattCGTCTCAttagtactcataccacatcttcttatatccatttcacactataaataatatatataaccttTTCGCTATTATAATCATAACTGCTGTCGTAGTCGTAGTCGTAGTAAGACCAATACCACCGATAGTAAACTTTACTCTGACATTGTGGGCTACTGAAGTACAGTTCTTTCATACACATTGTATATGAATAAAAAGCAGATTTTGGAGTTGTGAACGACAATTGTCTACAGTCCGGGCTACCAAAATCACCTTCAAACGTCATGATAACAATGGTATCTTCATCAACAAGATACGGAGCAGAGACACACGAATCAGTTGGAAAAGAATCTGCAAAAAGGATTATATTCAGATACAaactattattttaatttaaacaaagaaaaacaaatgactTCAATATGGTACTTGTTATATGTAAGTGTGTATTTCAGAGGTATAAACGAGTTATTTAACGTCAAACCACACTATGTCTTGTGTTGCTGAATTAACATGTATCACATTTCTGAAGATTCTTTGAATCATATTGAGCTGAATATAAAAGCATTACAAATAACCAGTAAGTAGAATATCTATAAACATACATGTCACTGAGATCTTTCCGTGGCAGATATGGAGTGATGCCAACAGCATCATGGTAATTCCTTTAGCTGACATTGTCAATACCATGTCTATTTAAGTACAGGTCTTCCTAAGAATCAAGCAAATGATGATATAATTAAGTTTTAATATTTAGTAAGAAATGTGGTTGTTATAtctatttaagtttaaaattatgatttatcattaaaaaaaaatctgcaaataaatcgttgccatggtaacggtgTTTAAACCATAAATCCAaaaaattgctgtttttcattgaaaaatcttgtttttcatcactttttaaacataaaaaaatcaatttatatcTCAAATATTAATCTGATTTGGGATATAATATCATTTAACAACTTAAAAGAATGAAATTCCAGTAAACAGATGATATCTAAAGATTTGCCTTTATATCTCTTTGGTGATTTTAATATCTGTTGATTTTCAAAAAGCCATATGGctatattttcatgaaattcaccgtcttaaaaaaaattgatggaGCCAGTACATCTACAATTCTTTGAATATTATACAGTTCATATATTGGTTTGTaagaaaacataacaaaaaccgTGTGACTTTTATCATAAAGTaatttattttgtagataaaaaatcgatatttcagaaaaaaaatcaaaattacaatTCCTCTGAAGAGGTTAACTGTGAATTGTATTCATTACACTATACATCATGTacaatcaaatatgaaaatagtAGTGATCAGACAATGCTAAGAAGGTTATTATATATCATGTTTCCCACTTTTAATAACATTTAAGGATGTTGCTGATAAATTTTTGGTTGGATTTTTGGAAATCCTTTGGTTATATCGATCACtaaaccagatttttttttacattaatttcaaaatttctcaGTTAAATTTATATATCTGAATAAATCATTTACCAAATAACACAACTCTGTTTTCCATCCTCTATGGAAAGACTGAAATTATCAATACAATGGCAATGAAAATGCAGATAAATctaatttcccgccaaatttgTATGTCTTTACTTGGAAATGAGCACACTaataatatacttatatatatttgtgttgaagtaaatcatttttaatttcttattagACAATTCCTTAAATGGTCCCAAATTCATGAATTTATATCTATTTCTATACATTGTAATTACTAGCTTTACTGGGGAAAAGTTGTCTTCAGAATGCTTTTTCGTGTAATAATGAAACTTTTCCActattcaattgttttatttggACAACAAAAACTACTTTTGCAATAAGTCACAGAAAGCTAATTCAATATACATAATTTTTGTAACAAATCATCAAATTTGGCAAAACCTGTTCTATGGCTTCAAAGAAGTTGCTCTGTCAAACTGTTTGTGgaatatctttttttacttttaaagagCTATATATCTTCAAAGAATTTCATTGGATCAAAATTTTCAGATAATATGCACAGCTGTGTCCTAACTAACtactaagtttcatgaaattctgctGAGTTGTTTCAGGAGTTGAGGAGAGTTTCAGGATTTGAGCTCACAAGTTGTTTCAGTGGAAGAATTATGGAATTTTCAAAAAGCTTAAACCCCGAACAAAATTCAGGGGTTTGAAATTACCCTATTATATGCACATATCTTTATTGTGTTCTTATTACTTATTACTTATtaattaagtttcatgaaattctgttacaTAGTTTCAGAggggatttattttttattttatctttattgaaAACCAtgcatgacgtccattatcactgtcctattatgcatatttttaggggccagctgaaggacacctacgggtgcgggaattctcgctacattgaagacccattggttgccttcggctgttgtttgctctatggttgggtggttgtcgctttgacatattcaccattccctttctcaattttataattggGATGAACAAAAGACAACTATTTAATCTTATCCAAAACTTCATTCAAAAGGGATAATGATTGATTTTTAAAcccttttcatgtttttgttcaGTATAACccgctccccccccccccccccccccccaacccatTAACTCAAAACAAAAGTCCATACAActtatacaagagtgcacacacagaaatgtctcgccttctttactaattattgatattatgttgatagtcctaagtataaagctttattaaaaactgtcacataaactaaacattaaccaaAATAACCAAACAAAGACCAAcgcaccatgaaaatgaggtcacagtcagatgaaccatgccagggtgacatgtacagctaacaatgcttccatacaacaaatatagttgacctattacttatagtttatgaaaatagaccaaaacacaaaaacttgacactgagcaatgaaccgtgaaattcaggtcaaggtcaaattaaacctgcacgactgacatatggatcataaaatatgtccatacaccaaatatagttgagctatggcatatagtattagataaaaagaccaaaactcaaaaacttaactttgaccactcaaccatgaaaatgaggtcaaggtcagatgacatttgcctgctagacatgtacacattacaatcattccatacaacaaataaagtagatctattgcataaagtatgagaaaaacagaccaaaaacacaaaaacttaactttaaccactgaaccatgaaaatgaggtcaaggtcagatgacatctgcctgctagacatgtacaccttacaatcattccatacaacaaatatagtagatctaatgcataaagtatgagaaaaacagaccaaaacacaaaaacttaactataaccactgaaccatgaaaattaggtcaaggtgagatgacacctgccagttgggcatgtacaccttacagtccttccatacactgaatatactagccctattgcttatagtatctgatatatggacttgaccaccaaaacttaaccttgttcactgatacatgaaatgaggtcgaggtcaagtgaaaactgtctaacggacatgaggaccttgcaaggtactcacatatcaaatattgttatcctattacttataataaaagagaattcaacattacaaaaaatctgaacttttttttcaagtggtgactggaccatgaaaatgaggtcaaggacatttgacatgtgactgacggaaacttcgtaacatgaggcatctatatacaaagtatgaagcatccaggtgttCCAccatttaaaatataaagcttttaaaaagttagctaacgccgccaccGTAGCATccgctgccgccggatcactatccctatgtcgagctttctgcaacaaaagttgcaggcttgacaataaaaatacattaaaataagaaatgtgtcAATGTGTTTGAAGAATGTTTTGGCGAACTTCATTTTCCTCAATGGATGACAACACAGAAGCCTAGTCTTCATCATTCAAATTGTCCTGTTCTTTTCTTGAAAGCTGATTCTGCCTGGATAATAAAGCCAGTCTAGAAAAGTATGAGGCCACCTGTGATGTAAGGAGGTATTCTTCTGGTTGAAACATTTTTCTTCCTTTCTCATCCCGACTATCTCTAATCAACAAGGCTGCTTCAGATTGTGCAATTGAATCTAACAACACATCAAATGATTCTGTTGCTTTCCTCTTGATATATCGGAGTGTACTCTCCTTAACATCATCTAAAGGTTTTGACAGCTGAAATTTTAGTGGACTAATAGATCCTCTTCCAATAGTACTCAGAGCTTGATTAATTTCACTAAGCGGTGTCTGGATATTGTCACTCCAGTTGGAAGTCTGAGAGTTGGTTGCTTGGGTACACTCTGATGTACATTCCAGTATGTCctaaaaataaagtattattacaCTATAGCTTGCAAAGTATCTTTTAAGAAGACAAAACAGGGAGCAATTATagataaacttttatttaaacatttccaCACACTGGAGACAACTCATAACTGCAATGTCCCCGAGAGTGAACTCCAAGCTTAGCAAGAAGTTGTTCTAGAACAAACTCTTTGTTcttcattttttaatgaaatcaaagaAGTTTGCCTGTTGaaaggaaataaaacaaaaagtaattgtaacaggTTGCTGTTATTAAGTCAGGGTTCTCGCTAAGGATTTTTGAAGGTGAGTCCAGGGACTCGCCATTTTTAGTCATGATGAGCCCAACACCAGGAAGAAAGTATCTTATtgcaatataatgaaatattttagtCTCCATGGCCTAACACAGAAATGAAATGACATTGAATTCAGATTACTTTTACACTTTTGCTACAAAATGATGATACACATGTATATGTGTTTAACTGTGTTCAgtttatgcaaaatatttcaatcttgatgcatctgTGGACTCATCACTTTTGAAAATGGCgagtccagacagattttgatgagcccaggactcatggactcgcCTTAATGAGAACCCtggaagtctcccaaacaaagctcccataattcACTATTCATTATCCTTTGATTTGCTTTATTGTCTTATacaagaataaatatggtttaggggtaggaATCTTGACCATTTTCAATTTATCAAACTTGAGGGTTGGGGGTGACCCCCATGGACTTggcctatatttcatttgatttgttttattgtcccatacacgattatatatggtttaggggtggggatctcaaccgtttacaatTTTTACAAACAAGAGGGTGACCCCCCAGGTACTTcccttctatttttttttaaattgttttattgttccatacttgaatatatatggtttaggggtggggatctcaatcgtttacaatttttcaaacaagagggggagGGTGACCCCCAGgtacttcccttttatttcatttaaattgttcTATTGTCCCATACacaaatatatatggtttaggggtgaggatcccgactgtttacaatttttacaAACGAGATGGGGTGGGGTGACCCTCAGGTATTTCcattctattttatttaaattgttttattgtcccatacaggaatatatatggtttaagggtggggatctcaaccgtttacaatttttcaaacaagagggggagTGGTGACCCCCAGGTACTttcctattattttatttaaattgttttattgtcccatacatgaatatatatggtttaggggtggggatctggaccgtttacaagataatagtataTCCTAAATCGAAGGGGTAGGGGAACCTGTCCTTTGATCATTTCTGGAGACTAGGTGtgtctatcacttacagttttcatgttatagtcatttgaaaataaaaaaatcaaatcccatagggttctatagcaAACCTCTCCCTTTTGTATGCCCCCCCAATACCTCTTTATAAACCCCAATGCACAAAAGAAAGATTGATGGCTCCCCTAGACATACTAGtctaacattttaaaaattctaagaaaatctgacaagcggttttaCAGAACTGCTGGggacaatttcatttttaaagtggagGAGGAGGAagaagaatattaaaaaaaactgagcaaaaacaataggTATCCAAACTTTGCTTGGAAGacttatttaaaatgtttaatggtGTACATTCAGTAATTCTTTAATATAGAAGTATTCATAATCTCAGTAAATCTTGGTCATAATTATAAGTGATTCTTAATTaatataagtacccggccacgtccacttttatttttgtctatctgatgagttaagcctttttcaactgatttttatagttcattcttatgttgtactgttataccactgtcccaggttatgggagggttgggatcctgctaacatgtttaaccccgccacattatttgtgacccgccatgacatttgcaggcttatggaggtagaacgtcattgttagaaaaattataaacatgataaatatcgagattcaatgaaatacgtatttgtgaagaagagataaacaccTTCCTTTGCTTCTCttttgcggacgccgaactatacatcataCATAAGTTTTtaagaagttttactttatcgtttgaagtgaaacatatttgaatctacattttaaactgatacaaaaaaaaatctaatttttgctctatagatttcctttcataaatgaagtctgaaatatatccataataa includes:
- the LOC139502898 gene encoding uncharacterized protein, producing MILCLMYIYRKKRQMKNIVFTYSSNNFYYLRQRTNVSYHNEFDDILECTSECTQATNSQTSNWSDNIQTPLSEINQALSTIGRGSISPLKFQLSKPLDDVKESTLRYIKRKATESFDVLLDSIAQSEAALLIRDSRDEKGRKMFQPEEYLLTSQVASYFSRLALLSRQNQLSRKEQDNLNDED